In Eupeodes corollae chromosome 3, idEupCoro1.1, whole genome shotgun sequence, a single genomic region encodes these proteins:
- the LOC129951514 gene encoding uncharacterized protein LOC129951514 produces the protein MAEEAGCSGVEGVKWTNDMTVFLINLIKENFERLQTNIKKTVYQKIAERIKEEFNIKITFEQVDSKWKGLKRQYKKIKEENDTTGNMRKYWVHFDLMHDILFRVPEIHPPAVICSEDSDVQVAEHFVIEDPETSRTNYSNRKRKNNKVEDMIEKRHRERMEVSNRFLDLFEKMIDKM, from the exons atggcggaagaggctggTTGCTCTGGTGTAGAAG gcgtcAAATGGACCAACGATATGACAGTTTTTCTGATTAATTTGATTAAGGAGaattttgaacgccttcaaactaacataaaaaaaactgtataccAAAAAATTGCCGAACGAATTAAGGAagaattcaatataaaaataacatttgagCAGGTCGACTCCAAATGGAAAGGCCTAAAGCGGcagtataaaaaaataaaagaagaaaacgacACAACAGGAAACATGAGGAAGTATTGGGTGCATTTTGATTTAATGCACGACATACTTTTTCGAGTACCCGAAATCCATCCGCCGGCTGTAATTTGTTCGGAAGATTCTGACGTTCAAGTGGCAGAACACTTTGTAATAGAAGACCCAGAAACTTCCAGGACTAATTATAGCAACAGGAAGAGGAAGAATAATAAAGTCGAGGATATGATAGAAAAACGGCATCGAGAGAGGATGGAAGTCTCGAATAGGTTTTTagacttatttgaaaaaatgattGATAAAATGTAG
- the LOC129949837 gene encoding 2-acylglycerol O-acyltransferase 2 isoform X3, which produces MMFDFGVISHDLLQYLKDYSVSPLFEHWSFHQLFGNIYLKALVLAYGIWIYHDRHRAQEAVRGAGIKCMRENFFWKHFRNYFPIELVKTAELPPNRNYLLACYPHGALGIGVFTNMGVDISKWKELFPKVRPNVGTLALHFNTPFFRHLVESWGLVSVTRTSLLNNLTTSHDPKDPLNMADDCTATAVAVVVGGAREALDSKPGKYILTIKSRKGFIKLAMKSGAAIVPVFSFGEVDVFDQVDNPPNSFIRKTQDFIKKITGIAPLLILGRGFFQYNVGMLPQRKRIVQVVGAPIDVPKCDEPNEEEVDRLHQQFMDDLKNIFDTYKTKYIENPEEAILIMN; this is translated from the exons ATGATGTTTGACTTTGGTGTTATTTCTCACGATTTATTGCAATATCTAAAAGATTATTCTGTGTCGCCATTATTTGAGCATTGGTCTTTTCACCAA ctttttggaaatatttatttaaaagcccTTGTACTCGCTTATGGAATTTGGATATATCATGATCGTCACAGAGCACAGGAAGCAGTAAGGGGTGCTGG aataAAATGCATGAGAGAGAATTTCTTTTGGAAGCACTTTCGAAACTATTTTCCTATAGAATTAGTCAAAACAGCAGAACTACCACCAAACAGAAATTATCTTTTAGCATGCTATCCACACGGTGCATTGGG aattggAGTTTTTACAAATATGGGAGTTGATATTTCTAAATGGAAGGAATTGTTTCCGAAAGTTCGTCCAAATGTAGGAACTCTTGCGTTGCACTTTAACACTCCATTTTTCCGCCATCTCGTTGAATCATGGGGTCTAGTCTCAGTGACGAGAACTTCACTTCTCAACAATCTTACAACCTCGCACGATCCAAAGGATCCTCTTAACATGGCCGATGATTGTACTGCAACAGCTGTGGCTGTAGTTGTTGGTGGCGCTCGTGAAGCACTGGATTCGAAGCctggaaaatatattttgaccaTCAAAAGCCGGAAGGGATTCATTAAATTAGCCATGAAATCTGG tgCTGCTATTGTCCCAGTATTTTCATTTGGTGAAGTTGATGTATTCGATCAAGTAGATAATCCACCGAATTCTTTCATAAGAAAAACACAAGATTTTATCAAGAAAATCACAGGCATTGCTCCGTTATTGATTTTAGGAAGAGGATTCTTTCAATATAATGTGGGAATGTTGCCACAACGAAAGCGTATTGTTCAAGTCG ttGGTGCCCCCATTGACGTTCCTAAATGTGACGAACCAAATGAAGAAGAAGTGGATAGGTTGCATCAACAGTTTATGgacgatttgaaaaatattttcgataCCTACAAGactaaatatattgaaaatccCGAAGAAGCTATTTTGATTATGAACTAG
- the LOC129949833 gene encoding cyclic GMP-AMP synthase-like receptor — translation MDEFYHSISKAINIDKNREDYTRIYDFVRINIIKGLKENEIFKLIFADLSLCGSYADNLKITQPDEFDLVVRLRFPFHESIDLIEDTVQLGNVYIDLTNVIDLVEKGSTMLKFLKLITNCNGYLLQDKFQSWFEGILTKYLNKIKYKMIHEMKQIKLVYNKQGPAHTIKVYSSKCEISIDFVPGFRFDKLQSISPRSYLIDYDDKWEAIPKPIGGPCNPSFRCSYTQSERRLLIGRNQFKNALRMMKKFRDMNPALVNLKSYFIKTLFLWHNNTVEQTYWNNSNHSIMEEMFEVLERALENRKIPFFWDENVNLLELKASHHQINCMYHHVRNARKIMSKRSSPEDLQNIKNLFLTRKEQEQISRKLEVEIQRSFWDVATEAAQAVDSYLPWCLGIAAGAFILSSFLNRQNN, via the exons ATGGACGAGTTTTACCATTCAATAAGTAAGGCCATCAATATTGACAAAAACAGAGAAGATTACACTAGAATATATGATTTCGTCAGAATCAATATAATAAAAGGTCTTAAAGAGaacgaaattttcaaattaatttttgcagATTTAAGTTTATGCG GAAGTTATGCAGATAACTTGAAAATCACTCAACCAGATGAGTTTGATCTCGTAGTGAGGCTCCGTTTTCCATTTCACGAATCTATTGATCTAATTGAAGATACTGTACAGCTAGGGAATGTTTATATAGACTTGACAAATGTAATTGATCTAGTTGAAAAAGGAAGCACAatgttaaaattcttaaaattaattacgaACTGCAATGGTTATTTATTACAAGATAAATTCCAGAGTTGGTTTGAGGGAATTTTAACGAAatacttgaataaaattaaatataaaatgattcATGAAATGAAGCAAATTAAGTTGGTTTACAATAAACAAGGACCAGCACACACTATTAAAGTTTACAGCAGCAAATGTGAAATATCCATTGATTTTGTTCCTGGATTTAGGTTTGATAAACTCCAATCAATATCTCCAAGAAGTTATCTTATTGATTATGATGATAAATGGGAAGCTATTCCGAAGCCTATTGGAGGACCTTGCAATCCATCATTCCGATGTTCATATACACAATCTGAAAGGCGACTTTTAATTGGGAGAAATCAGTTTAAGAATGCGCTGCGTATGATGAAGAAATTTCGAGACATGAATCCGgctttggttaaccttaaaagTTATTTCATTAAAACTTTGTTTCTGTGGCATAACAACACAGTTGAACAAACATACTGGAATAATTCTAATCACTCAATCATGGAAGAG atgTTTGAAGTTCTTGAAAGAGCATTAGAAAATCGAAAGATACCATTTTTTTGGGACGAGAATGTAAACCTCTTAGAACTTAAAGCGTCTCATCATCAAATCAATTGTATGTACCATCATGTCAGAAATGCGAGGAAAATTATGTCCAAACGTTCGTCTCCAGAagatttgcaaaatattaaaaatcttttct taACCCGGAAAGAGCAAGAACAAATATCACGAAAGCTTGAAGTAGAAATTCAAAGAAGTTTTTGGGATGTTGCAACAGAAGCAGCCCAAGCCGTAGACTCTTATCTTCCATGGTGTCTTGGTATTGCCGCTggagcatttattttaagttcgtTTTTAAATAGGCAGAACAACTGA
- the LOC129949834 gene encoding 2-acylglycerol O-acyltransferase 2-A-like isoform X4 — protein sequence MKIEWAPTNIPPKRRFQTFTAGFFIFSIFGVILSCHLYFILLLIFGNYYLKAFLIAYGIWIYLDKEKSENEVRGSGIRWMRDNFFWKHFRDYFPVELVKTEELPPNKNYLLACYPHGVAGIGVFTNLGVDISRWNELFPKIRPKPATLAFQFSTPFWRHIVKSWGLISVTRKSLYNNLTTSHDPKDPINAADGYTSSAVAVVVGGAKEALDSKPGKYILTIKDRKGFIKLAMRSGAAIVPVFSFGEVDVFDQLDNPPNSFVRKMQLLVKKITGISPLIILGRGFFQYNIGMLPQRRRIVQVVGAPIDVPKSDDPSEEVVDKFHQKFMDDLNALFETHKSKYIADPEKAVLVMK from the exons atgaAAATCGAATGGGCACCAACTAATATTCCACCTAAAAGGAGATTTCAAACATTTACGGCAGGATTTTTTATATTCTCAATTTTTGGCGTTATACTGTCCTGTCATTTATACTTTATTCTTTTATTG ATATTTGGCAATTATTACCTGAAAGCATTTTTGATTGCATATGGAATCTGGATATATTTAGACAAGGAAAAGTCTGAGAATGAAGTCAGAGGCTCGGG AATAAGGTGGATGCGAGACAATTTCTTTTGGAAACACTTCCGGGATTATTTCCCAGTAGAACTGGTTAAAACGGAAGAACTaccaccaaacaaaaattacttattaGCATGCTATCCACATGGAGTAGCAGg AATTGGTGTCTTTACAAACCTGGGTGTAGATATATCAAGATGGAATGAACTGTTTCCGAAAATTCGCCCCAAACCAGCAACTTTGGCATTTCAATTTAGCACACCCTTTTGGCGTCATATCGTCAAGTCATGGGGTCTTATATCGGTAACAAGGAAATCTCTCTACAACAATCTCACCACCTCACATGATCCAAAAGATCCCATAAATGCCGCAGATGGATATACTTCATCAGCTGTTGCAGTTGTTGTCGGCGGTGCTAAAGAAGCCCTCGATTCAAAGCCCGGAAAGTACATTTTAACGATTAAAGATCGCAAGGGCTTTATAAAATTAGCCATGAGATCTGG AGCTGCCATTGTACCAGTGTTTTCATTTGGTGAAGTTGATGTCTTCGATCAACTTGACAATCCACCAAATTCATTTGTGAGAAAAATGCAATTGTTAGTGAAAAAAATCACCGGTATTTCACCGTTGATTATTTTGGGAAGGGGATTTTTCCAGTACAATATTGGTATGCTTCCTCAGCGCAGGCGAATAGTACAAGTTG ttggcgCTCCAATTGATGTTCCAAAATCTGATGATCCCAGTGAAGAAGTTGTTGATAAATTTCATCAGAAATTCATGGACGATTTGAATGCACTGTTCGAAACCCACAAATCCAAATACATTGCAGATCCAGAAAAAGCTGTTTTAGTGATGAAGTAG
- the LOC129949837 gene encoding 2-acylglycerol O-acyltransferase 2 isoform X1, which yields MVYIKPATETTYRPKRKIQTIIVGIYIYGGPIIGILLSLLCTRILLFGNIYLKALVLAYGIWIYHDRHRAQEAVRGAGIKCMRENFFWKHFRNYFPIELVKTAELPPNRNYLLACYPHGALGIGVFTNMGVDISKWKELFPKVRPNVGTLALHFNTPFFRHLVESWGLVSVTRTSLLNNLTTSHDPKDPLNMADDCTATAVAVVVGGAREALDSKPGKYILTIKSRKGFIKLAMKSGAAIVPVFSFGEVDVFDQVDNPPNSFIRKTQDFIKKITGIAPLLILGRGFFQYNVGMLPQRKRIVQVVGAPIDVPKCDEPNEEEVDRLHQQFMDDLKNIFDTYKTKYIENPEEAILIMN from the exons GGCTACAGAGACTACTTATCGACCTAAGAGAAAAATTCAAACGATTATCGTTGGAATTTACATTTATGGCGGACCGATAATTGGAATATTGCTATCGCTGCTGTGCACTAGAATTTTG ctttttggaaatatttatttaaaagcccTTGTACTCGCTTATGGAATTTGGATATATCATGATCGTCACAGAGCACAGGAAGCAGTAAGGGGTGCTGG aataAAATGCATGAGAGAGAATTTCTTTTGGAAGCACTTTCGAAACTATTTTCCTATAGAATTAGTCAAAACAGCAGAACTACCACCAAACAGAAATTATCTTTTAGCATGCTATCCACACGGTGCATTGGG aattggAGTTTTTACAAATATGGGAGTTGATATTTCTAAATGGAAGGAATTGTTTCCGAAAGTTCGTCCAAATGTAGGAACTCTTGCGTTGCACTTTAACACTCCATTTTTCCGCCATCTCGTTGAATCATGGGGTCTAGTCTCAGTGACGAGAACTTCACTTCTCAACAATCTTACAACCTCGCACGATCCAAAGGATCCTCTTAACATGGCCGATGATTGTACTGCAACAGCTGTGGCTGTAGTTGTTGGTGGCGCTCGTGAAGCACTGGATTCGAAGCctggaaaatatattttgaccaTCAAAAGCCGGAAGGGATTCATTAAATTAGCCATGAAATCTGG tgCTGCTATTGTCCCAGTATTTTCATTTGGTGAAGTTGATGTATTCGATCAAGTAGATAATCCACCGAATTCTTTCATAAGAAAAACACAAGATTTTATCAAGAAAATCACAGGCATTGCTCCGTTATTGATTTTAGGAAGAGGATTCTTTCAATATAATGTGGGAATGTTGCCACAACGAAAGCGTATTGTTCAAGTCG ttGGTGCCCCCATTGACGTTCCTAAATGTGACGAACCAAATGAAGAAGAAGTGGATAGGTTGCATCAACAGTTTATGgacgatttgaaaaatattttcgataCCTACAAGactaaatatattgaaaatccCGAAGAAGCTATTTTGATTATGAACTAG
- the LOC129951513 gene encoding putative nuclease HARBI1, which yields MDKAIILREAFSLFFDDEDEEDEYNTVEINSRRIIKNEKYAEEVVPRFSDKTFKQHFRVNPNVFDMLCQELLAMEQHNYGPGRESTDIEKKIMITLWYLGNPECMRSIADRFGVCIANVFRIITSICDNLIQLNRTKRFIKWPNSDEAARTSAHYLRKTRLPGVIGSIDGCHIAIRAPTISPNSYINRKGFHSVLLQGVCNHRLEFTYCYTGEAGSIHDALLLRRSKIIDKINSGQFYIHEEQHLLGDSAYPLKQWLVTPYKDNGRLRDEHKIFNRVHSKCRVSIERAFGLLKGRWRRLFSINSLKPISIVKYIMASCILHNICIAYNDTAENFIILEDDENIDNDREADSIDMQTAQTKRESLMNTLF from the exons ATGGATAAAGCTATTATTTTAAGGGAAgcatttagtttgttttttgatgatgaagatgaagaagatgaaTACAATACTGTGGAAATTAATTCAAGgcgaattataaaaaatgagaaGTATGCCGAAGAAGTGGTGCCGAGATTCTCTGACAAGACTTTCAAACAACATTTTCGAGTGAATCCGAATGTATTTGATATGTTGTGCCAAGAACTTCTTGCTATGGAACAACATAATTATGGACCTGGTAGGGAATCTAccgatattgaaaaaaaaattatgataacTTTATGGTACTTAGGCAATCCCGAATGCATGAG ATCGATTGCAGATAGATTCGGCGTTTGCATTGCAAACGTATTCCGAATTATCACCAGCATTTGTGATAATCTCATTCAATTAAATAGGACGAAGAGGTTTATAAAATGGCCTAATTCAGATGAGGCTGCCAGAACGTCTGCGCATTATTTGCGGAAAACCCGTTTACCAG GAGTAATTGGATCCATAGATGGTTGCCATATAGCAATTAGAGCACCGACTATATCCCCCAACTCCTATATAAATCGGAAAGGATTCCATTCGGTTCTACTGCAAGGAGTTTGCAACCACAGACTGGAGTTTACGTACTGCTATACTGGCGAAGCAGGTTCAATTCATGACGCGCTCTTATTGAGGAGATCAAAAATAATAGATAAAATCAACTCAG GTCAATTCTACATACATGAAGAGCAGCATCTATTGGGAGATTCAGCGTATCCTCTGAAGCAGTGGCTGGTAACTCCATACAAGGATAATGGGCGTTTGAGGGatgaacacaaaatatttaatagggTTCATTCCAAATGTCGTGTTTCAATTGAACGCGCATTCGGATTGCTGAAAGGCAGGTGGAGGAGACTGTTCAGTATAAATTCACTGAAGCCTATATCAATTGTGAAATATATTATGGCCTCATgtattttacataatatatgtatagCATACAACGATACGGCAGAAAACTTCATCATTCTTGAAGACGACGAAAATATTGACAATGACCGTGAAGCGGACTCTATCGACATGCAAACAGCTCAAACAAAAAGAGAAAGTTTGAtgaatacattattttaa
- the LOC129949834 gene encoding diacylglycerol O-acyltransferase 2-like isoform X2 — translation MVKIEWAPINIPFRRRMQTFTAGFYSFLAFGVALSSHIYYILLLIFGNYYLKAFLIAYGIWIYLDKEKSENEVRGSGIRWMRDNFFWKHFRDYFPVELVKTEELPPNKNYLLACYPHGVAGIGVFTNLGVDISRWNELFPKIRPKPATLAFQFSTPFWRHIVKSWGLISVTRKSLYNNLTTSHDPKDPINAADGYTSSAVAVVVGGAKEALDSKPGKYILTIKDRKGFIKLAMRSGAAIVPVFSFGEVDVFDQLDNPPNSFVRKMQLLVKKITGISPLIILGRGFFQYNIGMLPQRRRIVQVVGAPIDVPKSDDPSEEVVDKFHQKFMDDLNALFETHKSKYIADPEKAVLVMK, via the exons atggTGAAAATCGAATGGGCGCCAATCAACATACCCTTTCGAAGGCGCATGCAGACTTTTACGGCCGGCTTTTATTCTTTTCTCGCGTTTGGTGTTGCCTTGTCTTCGCACATTTACTACATTTTATTGCTG ATATTTGGCAATTATTACCTGAAAGCATTTTTGATTGCATATGGAATCTGGATATATTTAGACAAGGAAAAGTCTGAGAATGAAGTCAGAGGCTCGGG AATAAGGTGGATGCGAGACAATTTCTTTTGGAAACACTTCCGGGATTATTTCCCAGTAGAACTGGTTAAAACGGAAGAACTaccaccaaacaaaaattacttattaGCATGCTATCCACATGGAGTAGCAGg AATTGGTGTCTTTACAAACCTGGGTGTAGATATATCAAGATGGAATGAACTGTTTCCGAAAATTCGCCCCAAACCAGCAACTTTGGCATTTCAATTTAGCACACCCTTTTGGCGTCATATCGTCAAGTCATGGGGTCTTATATCGGTAACAAGGAAATCTCTCTACAACAATCTCACCACCTCACATGATCCAAAAGATCCCATAAATGCCGCAGATGGATATACTTCATCAGCTGTTGCAGTTGTTGTCGGCGGTGCTAAAGAAGCCCTCGATTCAAAGCCCGGAAAGTACATTTTAACGATTAAAGATCGCAAGGGCTTTATAAAATTAGCCATGAGATCTGG AGCTGCCATTGTACCAGTGTTTTCATTTGGTGAAGTTGATGTCTTCGATCAACTTGACAATCCACCAAATTCATTTGTGAGAAAAATGCAATTGTTAGTGAAAAAAATCACCGGTATTTCACCGTTGATTATTTTGGGAAGGGGATTTTTCCAGTACAATATTGGTATGCTTCCTCAGCGCAGGCGAATAGTACAAGTTG ttggcgCTCCAATTGATGTTCCAAAATCTGATGATCCCAGTGAAGAAGTTGTTGATAAATTTCATCAGAAATTCATGGACGATTTGAATGCACTGTTCGAAACCCACAAATCCAAATACATTGCAGATCCAGAAAAAGCTGTTTTAGTGATGAAGTAG
- the LOC129949837 gene encoding 2-acylglycerol O-acyltransferase 2 isoform X2, which yields MVKIDWAPVKIPAQRRIQTFTVGVYLFLMFGLGMFSNLVCALLFLFGNIYLKALVLAYGIWIYHDRHRAQEAVRGAGIKCMRENFFWKHFRNYFPIELVKTAELPPNRNYLLACYPHGALGIGVFTNMGVDISKWKELFPKVRPNVGTLALHFNTPFFRHLVESWGLVSVTRTSLLNNLTTSHDPKDPLNMADDCTATAVAVVVGGAREALDSKPGKYILTIKSRKGFIKLAMKSGAAIVPVFSFGEVDVFDQVDNPPNSFIRKTQDFIKKITGIAPLLILGRGFFQYNVGMLPQRKRIVQVVGAPIDVPKCDEPNEEEVDRLHQQFMDDLKNIFDTYKTKYIENPEEAILIMN from the exons ATGGTTAAGATTGATTGGGCACCGGTCAAGATTCCAGCTCAAAGGCGGATTCAAACATTTACTGTCGGTGTTTATTTATTCCTGATGTTTGGTTTGGGAATGTTTTCAAACCTTGTTTGTGCTTTGCTATTT ctttttggaaatatttatttaaaagcccTTGTACTCGCTTATGGAATTTGGATATATCATGATCGTCACAGAGCACAGGAAGCAGTAAGGGGTGCTGG aataAAATGCATGAGAGAGAATTTCTTTTGGAAGCACTTTCGAAACTATTTTCCTATAGAATTAGTCAAAACAGCAGAACTACCACCAAACAGAAATTATCTTTTAGCATGCTATCCACACGGTGCATTGGG aattggAGTTTTTACAAATATGGGAGTTGATATTTCTAAATGGAAGGAATTGTTTCCGAAAGTTCGTCCAAATGTAGGAACTCTTGCGTTGCACTTTAACACTCCATTTTTCCGCCATCTCGTTGAATCATGGGGTCTAGTCTCAGTGACGAGAACTTCACTTCTCAACAATCTTACAACCTCGCACGATCCAAAGGATCCTCTTAACATGGCCGATGATTGTACTGCAACAGCTGTGGCTGTAGTTGTTGGTGGCGCTCGTGAAGCACTGGATTCGAAGCctggaaaatatattttgaccaTCAAAAGCCGGAAGGGATTCATTAAATTAGCCATGAAATCTGG tgCTGCTATTGTCCCAGTATTTTCATTTGGTGAAGTTGATGTATTCGATCAAGTAGATAATCCACCGAATTCTTTCATAAGAAAAACACAAGATTTTATCAAGAAAATCACAGGCATTGCTCCGTTATTGATTTTAGGAAGAGGATTCTTTCAATATAATGTGGGAATGTTGCCACAACGAAAGCGTATTGTTCAAGTCG ttGGTGCCCCCATTGACGTTCCTAAATGTGACGAACCAAATGAAGAAGAAGTGGATAGGTTGCATCAACAGTTTATGgacgatttgaaaaatattttcgataCCTACAAGactaaatatattgaaaatccCGAAGAAGCTATTTTGATTATGAACTAG
- the LOC129949834 gene encoding diacylglycerol O-acyltransferase 2-like isoform X1 — MGANQHTLSKAHADFYGRLLFFSRVWCCLVFAHLLHFIAGERTTILFSTYTQIFGNYYLKAFLIAYGIWIYLDKEKSENEVRGSGIRWMRDNFFWKHFRDYFPVELVKTEELPPNKNYLLACYPHGVAGIGVFTNLGVDISRWNELFPKIRPKPATLAFQFSTPFWRHIVKSWGLISVTRKSLYNNLTTSHDPKDPINAADGYTSSAVAVVVGGAKEALDSKPGKYILTIKDRKGFIKLAMRSGAAIVPVFSFGEVDVFDQLDNPPNSFVRKMQLLVKKITGISPLIILGRGFFQYNIGMLPQRRRIVQVVGAPIDVPKSDDPSEEVVDKFHQKFMDDLNALFETHKSKYIADPEKAVLVMK; from the exons ATGGGCGCCAATCAACATACCCTTTCGAAGGCGCATGCAGACTTTTACGGCCGGCTTTTATTCTTTTCTCGCGTTTGGTGTTGCCTTGTCTTCGCACATTTACTACATTTTATTGCTGGTGAGAGAACTACTATTCTCTTTTCTACCTATACGCAG ATATTTGGCAATTATTACCTGAAAGCATTTTTGATTGCATATGGAATCTGGATATATTTAGACAAGGAAAAGTCTGAGAATGAAGTCAGAGGCTCGGG AATAAGGTGGATGCGAGACAATTTCTTTTGGAAACACTTCCGGGATTATTTCCCAGTAGAACTGGTTAAAACGGAAGAACTaccaccaaacaaaaattacttattaGCATGCTATCCACATGGAGTAGCAGg AATTGGTGTCTTTACAAACCTGGGTGTAGATATATCAAGATGGAATGAACTGTTTCCGAAAATTCGCCCCAAACCAGCAACTTTGGCATTTCAATTTAGCACACCCTTTTGGCGTCATATCGTCAAGTCATGGGGTCTTATATCGGTAACAAGGAAATCTCTCTACAACAATCTCACCACCTCACATGATCCAAAAGATCCCATAAATGCCGCAGATGGATATACTTCATCAGCTGTTGCAGTTGTTGTCGGCGGTGCTAAAGAAGCCCTCGATTCAAAGCCCGGAAAGTACATTTTAACGATTAAAGATCGCAAGGGCTTTATAAAATTAGCCATGAGATCTGG AGCTGCCATTGTACCAGTGTTTTCATTTGGTGAAGTTGATGTCTTCGATCAACTTGACAATCCACCAAATTCATTTGTGAGAAAAATGCAATTGTTAGTGAAAAAAATCACCGGTATTTCACCGTTGATTATTTTGGGAAGGGGATTTTTCCAGTACAATATTGGTATGCTTCCTCAGCGCAGGCGAATAGTACAAGTTG ttggcgCTCCAATTGATGTTCCAAAATCTGATGATCCCAGTGAAGAAGTTGTTGATAAATTTCATCAGAAATTCATGGACGATTTGAATGCACTGTTCGAAACCCACAAATCCAAATACATTGCAGATCCAGAAAAAGCTGTTTTAGTGATGAAGTAG
- the LOC129949834 gene encoding diacylglycerol O-acyltransferase 2-like isoform X3, with product MVKIEWAPVHIPPERRIQTFAVGFYIFLMLSIGLCAQLAYVLLLIFGNYYLKAFLIAYGIWIYLDKEKSENEVRGSGIRWMRDNFFWKHFRDYFPVELVKTEELPPNKNYLLACYPHGVAGIGVFTNLGVDISRWNELFPKIRPKPATLAFQFSTPFWRHIVKSWGLISVTRKSLYNNLTTSHDPKDPINAADGYTSSAVAVVVGGAKEALDSKPGKYILTIKDRKGFIKLAMRSGAAIVPVFSFGEVDVFDQLDNPPNSFVRKMQLLVKKITGISPLIILGRGFFQYNIGMLPQRRRIVQVVGAPIDVPKSDDPSEEVVDKFHQKFMDDLNALFETHKSKYIADPEKAVLVMK from the exons atggttaaaatcgAATGGGCCCCAGTGCATATTCCACCTGAAAGACGTATACAAACTTTTGCAGTTGgcttttatatatttcttatgTTAAGTATTGGACTATGTGCACAATTGGCATATGTTCTTTTACTG ATATTTGGCAATTATTACCTGAAAGCATTTTTGATTGCATATGGAATCTGGATATATTTAGACAAGGAAAAGTCTGAGAATGAAGTCAGAGGCTCGGG AATAAGGTGGATGCGAGACAATTTCTTTTGGAAACACTTCCGGGATTATTTCCCAGTAGAACTGGTTAAAACGGAAGAACTaccaccaaacaaaaattacttattaGCATGCTATCCACATGGAGTAGCAGg AATTGGTGTCTTTACAAACCTGGGTGTAGATATATCAAGATGGAATGAACTGTTTCCGAAAATTCGCCCCAAACCAGCAACTTTGGCATTTCAATTTAGCACACCCTTTTGGCGTCATATCGTCAAGTCATGGGGTCTTATATCGGTAACAAGGAAATCTCTCTACAACAATCTCACCACCTCACATGATCCAAAAGATCCCATAAATGCCGCAGATGGATATACTTCATCAGCTGTTGCAGTTGTTGTCGGCGGTGCTAAAGAAGCCCTCGATTCAAAGCCCGGAAAGTACATTTTAACGATTAAAGATCGCAAGGGCTTTATAAAATTAGCCATGAGATCTGG AGCTGCCATTGTACCAGTGTTTTCATTTGGTGAAGTTGATGTCTTCGATCAACTTGACAATCCACCAAATTCATTTGTGAGAAAAATGCAATTGTTAGTGAAAAAAATCACCGGTATTTCACCGTTGATTATTTTGGGAAGGGGATTTTTCCAGTACAATATTGGTATGCTTCCTCAGCGCAGGCGAATAGTACAAGTTG ttggcgCTCCAATTGATGTTCCAAAATCTGATGATCCCAGTGAAGAAGTTGTTGATAAATTTCATCAGAAATTCATGGACGATTTGAATGCACTGTTCGAAACCCACAAATCCAAATACATTGCAGATCCAGAAAAAGCTGTTTTAGTGATGAAGTAG